Proteins encoded together in one Catellatospora citrea window:
- a CDS encoding acetyl-CoA C-acetyltransferase: MTAEVRKVAVIGGNRIPFARSNSRYARASNQDMLTAALDGLIARHGLAGQRLGEVAAGAVLKHSRDFNLTREAVLGTGLDPATPAVDLQQACGTGLQAITYLANKIALGQLDSGIGGGVDTTSDAPLALNEQFRRILLRLNNAKTTGERIKAAMALRPLQPFKPELPRNAEPRTGLSMGEHAAITAERWGVTRADQDELALDSHRKLAAAYDAGFFDDLLTPYLGLTRDQNLRPDTSLEKLGALKPVYGLRGKNPTMTAGNSTPLTDGAAVVLLGTDEWAAERKLPVLAHFVTAQTAAVDFVHGDPEPEGLLMAPVYAVPQLLSRLDLKLQDFDFYEIHEAFASQVLATLAAWESNGLGTIDRARLNVNGSSLAAGHPFAATGGRIVATAAKLLAQKGRGRALISICAAGGQGVVAVLER; encoded by the coding sequence GTGACTGCCGAAGTGCGCAAGGTCGCCGTCATCGGCGGCAACCGCATCCCGTTCGCCCGCTCCAACAGCCGCTACGCGCGCGCCTCCAACCAGGACATGCTCACCGCCGCGCTGGACGGCCTCATCGCCCGGCACGGCCTGGCCGGGCAGCGCCTCGGTGAGGTGGCCGCGGGCGCGGTGCTCAAGCACTCCCGTGACTTCAACCTCACCCGCGAAGCCGTGCTCGGCACCGGCCTCGACCCGGCCACCCCCGCCGTCGACCTGCAACAGGCCTGCGGCACCGGCCTGCAGGCGATCACCTACCTGGCCAACAAGATCGCGCTCGGGCAGCTGGACTCCGGGATCGGCGGCGGCGTCGACACCACCTCCGACGCCCCCCTCGCCCTGAACGAGCAGTTCCGCCGCATCCTGCTGCGCCTCAACAACGCGAAGACCACCGGCGAGCGGATCAAGGCGGCGATGGCGCTGCGCCCGCTGCAGCCGTTCAAGCCCGAGCTGCCCCGCAACGCCGAGCCGCGCACCGGCCTGTCCATGGGCGAGCACGCCGCGATCACCGCCGAGCGCTGGGGTGTCACCCGCGCCGACCAGGACGAACTCGCGCTCGACTCGCACCGCAAGCTCGCCGCCGCGTACGACGCGGGCTTCTTCGACGACCTGCTCACGCCGTACCTCGGCCTCACCCGGGACCAGAACCTGCGGCCGGACACCTCGCTGGAGAAGCTCGGCGCGCTCAAGCCCGTCTACGGCCTGCGCGGCAAGAACCCCACCATGACCGCGGGCAACTCCACCCCGCTCACCGACGGGGCCGCGGTCGTGCTGCTCGGCACCGACGAGTGGGCCGCCGAGCGCAAGCTGCCGGTGCTGGCCCACTTCGTCACCGCGCAGACCGCCGCCGTCGACTTCGTGCACGGCGACCCGGAGCCCGAGGGCCTGCTCATGGCCCCCGTGTACGCGGTGCCCCAGCTGCTGTCCCGCCTGGACCTGAAGCTGCAGGACTTCGACTTCTACGAGATCCACGAGGCGTTCGCCTCGCAGGTGCTGGCCACCCTGGCCGCCTGGGAGTCCAACGGCCTGGGCACGATCGACCGCGCCCGCCTCAACGTCAACGGCTCCTCGCTGGCCGCCGGCCACCCCTTCGCCGCCACCGGCGGCCGCATCGTCGCCACCGCCGCGAAACTCCTCGCCCAAAAGGGCCGCGGCCGCGCCCTCATCTCCATCTGCGCCGCCGGCGGCCAGGGCGTGGTAGCCGTCCTCGAACGCTGA
- a CDS encoding endonuclease domain-containing protein, whose product MEELEWVLFSQCNVLTWAQASGLLTPAKVRHRIRTGRWRQVCRGVLVAGNGPLDVDQQRWIAVLAAGPGTRLAGLAAAQAGGLRGRFREERIDVLVPVGGHHADLYRRLPLEMPAVKVRRTHHLPEQDCQLARPVRTSMARSVVDAASWARFPDQAQLIVAAACQQRLTTPDELSEVLRRLPRAPRRELITATVRDAAAGAGSLSEIDFLRLCRKHRLPVPDLQQRRVDGSGRVRYRDAYWREFRLHVEVDGGHHMEVGHWEADMRRQNDIWTSGDRILRFTAHQVRNHPTEVAATLRTALLAAGWSPPV is encoded by the coding sequence GTGGAGGAACTCGAGTGGGTGCTGTTCTCGCAGTGCAACGTGTTGACCTGGGCGCAGGCCAGCGGGTTGCTGACACCGGCGAAGGTGCGCCACAGAATTCGCACCGGGCGCTGGCGTCAGGTGTGTCGAGGGGTGCTGGTGGCAGGTAACGGCCCGCTGGACGTGGACCAGCAACGATGGATCGCCGTGCTCGCCGCGGGACCGGGCACGCGGCTGGCCGGACTGGCAGCGGCACAGGCCGGTGGGTTGCGGGGCAGGTTCCGGGAGGAGCGCATCGACGTACTGGTGCCCGTGGGCGGACACCACGCCGACCTGTACCGGCGGCTGCCGCTGGAGATGCCTGCGGTGAAGGTGCGCCGCACGCATCACCTGCCCGAGCAGGACTGCCAGCTCGCTCGGCCGGTGCGGACGAGCATGGCCCGCTCGGTGGTTGATGCCGCGTCCTGGGCACGGTTTCCCGACCAGGCCCAGCTGATCGTGGCGGCGGCCTGCCAGCAGCGCCTGACGACGCCCGATGAATTGTCCGAGGTGCTCAGGCGGCTGCCGCGGGCGCCGCGCCGTGAGCTGATCACGGCGACGGTGCGGGATGCGGCGGCTGGGGCCGGGTCGCTCTCGGAGATCGACTTCCTGCGGTTGTGCCGTAAGCACCGGCTGCCGGTGCCCGACCTGCAGCAGCGACGGGTGGACGGGAGCGGCCGGGTTCGCTACCGGGACGCCTACTGGCGGGAGTTCCGGCTGCATGTGGAGGTCGACGGCGGGCACCACATGGAGGTGGGGCACTGGGAGGCGGACATGAGACGGCAGAACGACATCTGGACCAGCGGCGACCGCATCCTCCGCTTCACCGCCCACCAGGTCCGCAACCATCCCACCGAGGTGGCCGCCACCCTCCGCACCGCCCTACTCGCCGCCGGCTGGTCGCCACCGGTGTAG
- a CDS encoding SigE family RNA polymerase sigma factor yields the protein MTKSEEERFRVFVAERMDRWRRTAYLLSRNWHTADDLVSITVGRLYRHWRKVQAAENPEAYAQRVLTRAWLDETVRPWRRERAVAELPERAVHEPHGFLDRDGLNALLGSLGPRQRAVVVLRYYLDYSVEETAEVLGISVGTVKSQSARGLETLRRRAVPMGGMS from the coding sequence ATGACGAAGTCCGAAGAGGAACGGTTCCGGGTGTTCGTCGCGGAGCGGATGGACCGCTGGCGGCGCACCGCATACCTGCTCAGCCGGAACTGGCACACCGCGGACGACCTGGTGTCGATCACCGTCGGCAGGCTCTACCGGCACTGGCGCAAGGTCCAGGCCGCCGAGAATCCCGAGGCGTACGCCCAGCGGGTCCTGACCCGGGCCTGGCTCGACGAGACCGTCCGCCCGTGGCGGCGCGAGCGTGCCGTGGCCGAGCTGCCGGAACGGGCGGTGCACGAGCCGCACGGCTTCCTCGACCGCGACGGCCTGAACGCCCTGCTGGGCTCACTCGGGCCGCGGCAGCGCGCGGTGGTCGTGCTGCGCTACTACCTCGACTACTCGGTCGAGGAGACCGCCGAGGTGCTGGGCATCTCGGTCGGCACCGTGAAGAGCCAGTCCGCACGAGGCCTGGAGACGCTGCGGCGCAGGGCCGTCCCGATGGGGGGTATGTCATGA
- a CDS encoding PIN domain nuclease yields MTQTFLVDTSALVRLHRDPALRNVWRDKVDAGLVGICPITELELLFSARSMADRVTILRLLTGSYIPTYMPDGVYHRAAEVQDLLTRKGQHRSAGPIDLLVAAAAELSGLTVLHYDGDFDVIKRATGQPAQWLAPPGTIR; encoded by the coding sequence GTGACGCAGACCTTCCTCGTCGACACCAGCGCGCTGGTGCGCCTGCACCGCGATCCTGCGCTGCGGAACGTCTGGCGCGACAAGGTCGATGCAGGCCTGGTCGGCATCTGCCCGATCACGGAACTGGAGCTGCTGTTCTCCGCGCGGTCCATGGCCGACCGGGTAACCATCCTGAGACTGCTGACGGGCTCCTACATCCCCACCTACATGCCGGACGGGGTCTACCACCGGGCCGCCGAAGTCCAGGACCTGCTTACTCGTAAAGGGCAGCACCGCAGCGCGGGGCCGATCGATCTGCTGGTGGCGGCGGCCGCGGAGTTGAGCGGGCTGACCGTGCTGCACTACGACGGGGACTTCGACGTGATCAAGCGAGCCACCGGGCAACCCGCCCAGTGGCTCGCTCCGCCCGGCACCATCCGCTAG
- a CDS encoding type II toxin-antitoxin system VapB family antitoxin encodes MAKMLIDVDEELLAEAAEVFGTKTKKDTVNTALRESAAQRRRAEAFDELSALADTGYFDELLDKKNYRPKP; translated from the coding sequence ATGGCGAAGATGCTGATCGACGTCGACGAGGAACTGCTCGCCGAGGCTGCCGAGGTCTTCGGGACGAAGACCAAGAAGGACACGGTTAATACAGCCCTGCGCGAGAGCGCCGCTCAGCGCCGTCGGGCCGAGGCCTTCGACGAACTGAGCGCACTGGCAGATACCGGATACTTCGACGAGCTTCTGGACAAGAAGAATTATCGTCCGAAGCCGTGA
- the purB gene encoding adenylosuccinate lyase: MRHVTKRPHVPNVLATRYASAELVTLWSPEEKVRAERRLWLAVLRAQRDLGIALPDGVIEAYERVLDTVDLDSIAERERVTRHDVKARIEEFSALAGHEQIHKGMTSRDLTENVEQLQIRDSLLLIRDRIVAALTRMAASAAEYDNLIMAGRSHNVPAQATTLGKRFASAAQEMLIAYERLDELIARYPLRGIKGPVGTSADQLDLFDGDAAKVAELERRVAGHLGFQRVLDSVGQVYPRSLDFDVLTALAQAASAPSSLATTIRLMVGQELATEGFKPGQVGSSAMPHKMNTRSSERVNGLAVIVRGYASMAGELAGDQWNEGDVSCSVVRRVALPDAFFALDGLFQTFLTVLDEFGAYPAVINRELDRYLPFLATTKVLVGAVKKGVGRETAHEAIKEHAVGVALAMRERGQADNDLFDRLAADTRLGLSRAEIDALVADRSAFVGAASAQVAAIVAQVEKIAAHHPTAAAYAPAAIL, from the coding sequence ATGAGGCACGTGACAAAGCGCCCGCACGTTCCGAATGTCCTGGCCACCCGGTATGCCTCCGCCGAACTGGTGACGCTGTGGTCACCCGAGGAGAAGGTCCGCGCCGAGCGGCGGCTCTGGCTGGCGGTGCTCCGCGCGCAGCGTGATCTGGGCATCGCGCTGCCGGACGGCGTCATCGAGGCGTACGAGCGGGTGCTGGACACCGTCGACCTGGACTCGATCGCCGAGCGCGAGCGGGTGACGCGGCACGACGTGAAGGCGCGCATCGAGGAGTTCAGCGCGCTGGCCGGACACGAGCAGATCCACAAGGGCATGACCTCGCGCGACCTCACCGAGAACGTCGAGCAGCTGCAGATCCGCGACTCCCTGCTGCTGATCCGGGACCGGATCGTCGCCGCGCTGACCAGGATGGCCGCCAGCGCCGCCGAGTACGACAACCTGATCATGGCTGGGCGCTCGCACAACGTCCCGGCGCAGGCCACCACCCTGGGCAAGCGGTTCGCGAGCGCGGCGCAGGAGATGCTCATCGCGTACGAGCGCCTCGACGAGCTGATCGCCCGCTACCCCCTGCGCGGCATCAAGGGCCCGGTCGGCACCTCGGCCGACCAGCTCGACCTGTTCGACGGCGACGCCGCGAAGGTCGCCGAGCTGGAGCGCCGCGTCGCCGGGCACCTCGGCTTCCAGCGGGTGCTGGACAGCGTCGGCCAGGTGTACCCGCGCTCGCTGGACTTCGACGTGCTCACCGCGCTGGCCCAGGCGGCGTCCGCGCCGTCGAGCCTGGCCACCACGATCCGGCTGATGGTGGGCCAGGAGCTGGCCACCGAGGGCTTCAAGCCCGGCCAGGTCGGCTCGTCGGCGATGCCGCACAAGATGAACACGCGCTCCAGCGAGCGGGTCAACGGCCTGGCCGTGATCGTGCGCGGCTACGCGAGCATGGCCGGGGAGCTGGCCGGCGACCAGTGGAACGAGGGCGACGTCTCCTGCTCGGTGGTGCGCCGGGTGGCCCTGCCGGACGCCTTCTTCGCCTTGGACGGCCTGTTCCAGACGTTCCTCACCGTGCTCGACGAGTTCGGCGCGTACCCGGCCGTCATCAACCGCGAGCTCGACCGCTACCTGCCCTTCCTGGCCACCACGAAGGTGCTGGTCGGGGCGGTGAAGAAGGGCGTCGGCCGGGAGACCGCGCACGAGGCGATCAAGGAGCACGCGGTCGGCGTCGCGCTGGCGATGCGCGAGCGCGGCCAGGCCGACAACGACCTGTTCGACCGCCTCGCCGCGGACACCCGCCTGGGTCTGTCCCGTGCCGAGATCGACGCGCTGGTCGCCGACCGCTCCGCCTTCGTCGGCGCCGCGTCCGCCCAGGTCGCCGCGATCGTCGCCCAGGTGGAGAAGATCGCCGCCCACCACCCCACCGCCGCCGCCTACGCCCCCGCCGCCATCCTCTGA
- a CDS encoding TMEM165/GDT1 family protein, with protein sequence MEFLTALLVAYVAIVPVELPDKTFVATLVLSTRYRPLPTWLGVVAAFGVQCAIAVAFGTLLSKLPTRPVQVVAALLFATGAFVLARGARKADAQEKEQEAEFEAKAVEPKRGWRAGAASFAVLFTAEWGDLSQLLLAGLVASGRPMLPTFLGGWLGLATVSGLAVLLGRWLLKRVRLAVIRYVGAGVCAVLAVVTLLSAL encoded by the coding sequence GTGGAGTTCCTCACCGCGCTGCTGGTGGCGTACGTCGCGATCGTCCCGGTCGAGCTGCCGGACAAGACGTTCGTCGCGACGCTCGTGCTGAGCACCCGCTACCGCCCGCTGCCCACCTGGCTCGGGGTGGTCGCCGCGTTCGGGGTGCAGTGCGCGATCGCGGTGGCGTTCGGCACGCTGCTGAGCAAACTGCCGACGCGGCCGGTGCAGGTGGTGGCCGCGCTGCTGTTCGCGACGGGGGCGTTCGTGCTGGCCCGCGGCGCGCGGAAGGCCGATGCGCAGGAGAAGGAGCAGGAGGCCGAGTTCGAAGCCAAGGCCGTCGAGCCGAAGCGGGGCTGGCGGGCGGGGGCCGCCAGTTTCGCGGTGCTGTTCACCGCCGAATGGGGCGATCTGTCGCAACTGCTGCTGGCGGGTCTGGTCGCCAGCGGACGCCCGATGTTGCCGACGTTTCTGGGCGGCTGGCTCGGTCTGGCGACGGTTTCCGGACTCGCGGTGCTTCTCGGTCGATGGTTGTTGAAACGGGTAAGACTGGCAGTCATCCGTTACGTCGGCGCCGGGGTGTGCGCGGTCCTCGCGGTCGTGACCTTGCTCTCAGCTCTGTGA
- the purS gene encoding phosphoribosylformylglycinamidine synthase subunit PurS: MARVVVDVMLKPEILDPQGQAVANALPRLGVNDVASVRIGRRVEIDFAGDADLERAREIADKLLANPVIEDYEIRVVEAA; encoded by the coding sequence GTGGCTCGCGTCGTGGTTGACGTCATGCTTAAGCCCGAGATCCTCGACCCGCAGGGGCAGGCCGTCGCGAACGCGCTGCCCCGCCTGGGCGTCAATGACGTCGCCTCAGTGCGTATCGGTCGTCGTGTGGAGATCGATTTCGCTGGAGATGCCGACCTGGAGAGGGCCCGCGAGATCGCGGACAAGCTCCTCGCCAACCCGGTCATCGAGGACTACGAGATCCGGGTAGTCGAAGCAGCATGA
- the purQ gene encoding phosphoribosylformylglycinamidine synthase subunit PurQ has product MSKIGVVTFPGSLDDGDAARAARISGAEVVRLWHADPDLHGVDAVVLPGGFSYGDYLRCGAIARFAPVMETIADAARGGMPVMGICNGFQILCEAHLLPGALTRNQHLHFRNRDQWLRMENSSTAWTNHFAEGQEILIPVKNGEGCYVADERTLDELEANGQIVARYVRGNPNGSTRDIAAIRNEAGNVLGIMPHPEHAVEALTGPSLDGLGFFSSVLKHLADAKAAA; this is encoded by the coding sequence ATGAGCAAGATCGGTGTGGTGACCTTCCCCGGTTCGCTGGACGACGGGGACGCGGCCCGTGCCGCACGTATCTCCGGAGCCGAGGTCGTACGGCTCTGGCACGCCGACCCGGACCTGCACGGCGTCGACGCCGTGGTGCTCCCGGGCGGCTTCTCCTACGGTGACTACCTGCGCTGCGGCGCGATCGCCCGGTTCGCGCCGGTGATGGAGACGATCGCCGACGCCGCCCGCGGGGGCATGCCGGTCATGGGCATCTGCAACGGCTTCCAGATCCTCTGCGAGGCCCACCTGCTGCCCGGTGCGCTGACCCGCAACCAGCACCTGCACTTCCGCAACCGCGACCAGTGGCTGCGGATGGAGAACTCCTCGACGGCCTGGACGAACCACTTCGCCGAGGGCCAGGAGATCCTGATCCCGGTGAAGAACGGCGAGGGCTGCTACGTCGCCGACGAGCGCACCCTGGACGAGCTCGAGGCCAACGGCCAGATCGTCGCGCGCTACGTCCGCGGCAACCCGAACGGGTCGACCCGCGACATCGCGGCGATCCGCAACGAGGCCGGCAACGTGCTGGGCATCATGCCCCACCCGGAGCACGCGGTCGAGGCGCTGACCGGCCCGTCGCTGGACGGCCTCGGATTCTTCTCGTCGGTGCTGAAGCACCTGGCCGACGCTAAGGCGGCAGCATGA
- the purL gene encoding phosphoribosylformylglycinamidine synthase subunit PurL, which produces MNDISIDSVKNAEATPDELQPYLELGLKDDEYQRIKQILGRRPTQSELAMYSIMWSEHCSYKSSKVHLRQFGEKAPPSDRMLAGMGENAGVIQINEKIAVTFKVESHNHPSFVEPYQGAATGVGGIVRDILAMGARPILVMDSLRFGAADHPDTQRVLPGVVAGVGGYGNCLGLPNVGGEIFFDECYQGNPLVNALSLGVLPVDGLQRKEADGPGNIVVLMGAKTGRDGIGGVSVLASATFDDESQQRRPSVQVGDPFTEKLLIESCLELYAAKLIVGVQDLGGAGLTCALTETAASAGTGMDIQLEKVHLREASMEPHEILASESQERMLFIVEPGKLDAVLGIAQLWGVIATPIGVVTDTGRVRITFHGETVVDVPPGSLADDGPVYARPLREPADLILLQADRAETLPRPHHDFQLKDTMLKLAASPNLCDRSWVTEQYDRYVLGNTVLAQPEDSGVVRLDEETGLGVALSLDCNSRFARLDPYEGAKLALAEAYRNVAVTGAEPVAVTDCLNFGSPEDPAVMWQFAEAVRGIADGCQELGIPVTGGNVSFYNQTGAVAIHPTPVVGVLGVLENTAQRIPMGFSHTGDVLVLLGETSLELSGSEWAWVAHQHLGGRPPKVDFAREQAIAGFMQRAAETGLVRSAHDLSDGGLAQALVESVLRKGLGATVTLPVDIEPFVSLFSESAGRVLISVPVGHRQAFESLLAEHELPATILGQVDDEGADLTVIGHGEAGRFTVSQAELREAFSGTLPRMFGAGEPGAAAPAPVVETLAIVETVEVTETVAVEAPAALLAEGEPFAGPGEVAPVDEGETRGDGS; this is translated from the coding sequence ATGAACGACATCTCCATCGACTCGGTGAAGAACGCCGAGGCGACGCCGGACGAGCTGCAGCCCTACCTGGAGCTGGGCCTCAAGGACGACGAGTACCAGCGGATCAAGCAGATCCTGGGCCGCCGGCCGACCCAGTCCGAGCTGGCCATGTACTCGATCATGTGGAGCGAGCACTGCTCGTACAAGTCGAGCAAGGTGCACCTGCGCCAGTTCGGCGAGAAGGCCCCGCCGTCGGACCGGATGCTGGCCGGCATGGGCGAGAACGCCGGTGTCATCCAGATCAACGAGAAGATCGCGGTCACCTTCAAGGTCGAGTCGCACAACCACCCGTCGTTCGTCGAGCCCTACCAGGGCGCGGCGACCGGCGTCGGCGGCATCGTGCGCGACATCCTCGCCATGGGCGCGCGCCCGATCCTGGTGATGGACTCGCTGCGCTTTGGCGCGGCCGACCACCCGGACACCCAGCGGGTGCTGCCGGGCGTGGTCGCGGGCGTCGGCGGCTACGGCAACTGCCTGGGCCTGCCCAACGTCGGCGGCGAGATCTTCTTCGACGAGTGCTACCAGGGCAACCCGCTGGTCAACGCGCTCAGCCTGGGCGTGCTGCCGGTCGACGGCCTGCAGCGCAAGGAGGCCGACGGCCCCGGCAACATCGTGGTGCTGATGGGCGCGAAGACCGGCCGCGACGGCATCGGCGGCGTGTCGGTGCTGGCCAGCGCGACCTTCGACGACGAGTCGCAGCAGCGCCGGCCGAGCGTGCAGGTGGGCGACCCGTTCACGGAGAAGCTGCTCATCGAGTCGTGCCTGGAGCTGTACGCGGCGAAGCTGATCGTCGGTGTGCAGGACCTCGGCGGCGCGGGTCTGACCTGCGCGCTCACCGAGACCGCCGCCTCGGCGGGCACCGGCATGGACATCCAGCTGGAGAAGGTCCACCTGCGTGAGGCATCGATGGAGCCGCACGAGATCCTGGCCAGCGAGTCGCAGGAGCGCATGCTCTTCATCGTGGAGCCGGGCAAGCTGGACGCGGTGCTCGGCATCGCCCAGCTGTGGGGCGTCATCGCGACCCCGATCGGCGTCGTCACCGACACCGGCCGGGTCCGGATCACCTTCCACGGCGAGACCGTGGTCGACGTGCCGCCGGGCAGCCTCGCCGACGACGGCCCGGTGTACGCCCGGCCGCTGCGCGAGCCCGCGGACCTGATCCTGCTGCAGGCCGACCGCGCGGAGACGCTGCCCCGCCCGCACCACGACTTCCAGCTCAAGGACACGATGCTCAAGCTGGCCGCGTCGCCGAACCTGTGCGACCGCAGCTGGGTGACCGAGCAGTACGACCGCTACGTGCTCGGCAACACCGTGCTGGCGCAGCCGGAGGACTCGGGCGTCGTCCGCCTCGACGAGGAGACCGGGCTGGGCGTCGCGCTCTCCCTGGACTGCAACTCCCGCTTCGCCCGCCTCGACCCGTACGAGGGGGCGAAGCTGGCCCTGGCCGAGGCGTACCGCAACGTGGCCGTCACGGGCGCCGAGCCGGTCGCCGTGACCGACTGCCTCAACTTCGGCTCGCCGGAGGACCCGGCGGTCATGTGGCAGTTCGCCGAGGCCGTGCGCGGCATCGCCGACGGCTGCCAGGAGCTGGGCATCCCGGTGACCGGCGGCAACGTCAGCTTCTACAACCAGACCGGCGCGGTGGCGATCCACCCGACCCCGGTCGTGGGCGTGCTCGGCGTGCTGGAGAACACGGCGCAGCGCATCCCGATGGGCTTCAGCCACACCGGTGACGTGCTCGTGCTGCTCGGCGAGACCAGCCTGGAGCTGTCCGGCTCCGAGTGGGCCTGGGTGGCGCACCAGCACCTCGGCGGCCGCCCGCCGAAGGTCGACTTCGCCCGGGAGCAGGCCATCGCCGGCTTCATGCAGCGGGCCGCCGAGACCGGCCTGGTCCGCTCGGCGCACGACCTGTCCGACGGTGGTCTGGCGCAGGCGCTGGTCGAGTCGGTGCTGCGCAAGGGCCTGGGCGCGACGGTGACCCTGCCCGTGGACATCGAGCCGTTCGTGTCGCTGTTCAGCGAGTCGGCCGGCCGGGTGCTGATCAGCGTCCCGGTGGGCCACCGCCAGGCGTTCGAGTCGCTGCTGGCCGAGCACGAGCTGCCGGCGACCATCCTGGGCCAGGTCGACGACGAGGGCGCGGACCTGACGGTCATCGGCCACGGCGAGGCGGGCCGGTTCACCGTGTCGCAGGCCGAGCTGCGCGAGGCCTTCTCCGGCACGCTGCCGCGGATGTTCGGCGCGGGCGAGCCCGGTGCGGCCGCCCCCGCGCCGGTGGTGGAGACCCTGGCGATCGTCGAGACCGTCGAGGTCACCGAGACCGTCGCGGTCGAGGCCCCGGCGGCGCTGCTGGCCGAGGGCGAGCCGTTCGCCGGGCCGGGCGAGGTCGCGCCGGTGGACGAGGGTGAGACGCGGGGCGACGGCAGCTAA
- a CDS encoding RNA polymerase sigma factor, with protein MTPDRDDGAAALRTDFEQCYAAHFHSLTLQLNAYVGNLAEAQDMVQEAFCRALARWDRVAGYTDPAAWVRRVAWNLATSGWRRRRTALNFLRRQREEHVPGPGTDRIELTRALAELPQTQRRACILFYVAQLTIAEIAEQEEVAEGTVKSWLHRGRAALAAQLAEARKEPDHVRVRP; from the coding sequence ATGACCCCTGACAGGGATGACGGTGCGGCGGCGTTGCGGACTGACTTCGAGCAGTGCTACGCGGCCCACTTCCACAGCCTGACGCTGCAGCTCAACGCGTACGTCGGCAACCTGGCCGAGGCGCAGGACATGGTGCAGGAGGCGTTCTGCCGAGCCCTGGCCCGCTGGGACCGGGTCGCCGGCTACACGGATCCGGCCGCCTGGGTGCGCCGGGTGGCCTGGAACCTGGCCACCAGCGGCTGGCGGCGGCGCCGCACCGCGTTGAACTTCCTGCGCCGTCAGCGCGAGGAGCACGTGCCGGGACCGGGCACGGACCGGATCGAGCTCACCCGGGCGCTGGCGGAGCTGCCGCAGACGCAGCGCCGCGCCTGCATCCTGTTCTACGTCGCGCAGCTCACCATCGCGGAGATCGCCGAGCAGGAGGAGGTCGCCGAGGGCACCGTGAAGTCCTGGCTCCACCGCGGTCGCGCCGCACTCGCCGCCCAGCTCGCCGAGGCCCGGAAGGAGCCCGACCATGTCCGAGTACGACCGTGA
- a CDS encoding transglycosylase domain-containing protein, with protein sequence MTLVELPKSAAAAMPPPRRRVLRWLVGTVVALALLAGVAFGLAEYYYTTVPIPRDKSGTQQVRAENLRPGVANTIVAAVDPDFYQQSSELVWPSSEITKRYAVVAMGVSWDDLDSWQVRVGAHKLEGWYTKAQLLDFYLNTAHYGEGAIGLGQAAMLYFEKHPRDLTVAEGALLAAHLDAVPGDLQAAWNRVLDTMVERGWLDAAERAGLAFPATTGG encoded by the coding sequence ATGACCCTTGTCGAACTCCCGAAGTCCGCGGCGGCCGCCATGCCCCCGCCACGCCGGCGCGTCCTGCGCTGGCTGGTGGGGACCGTGGTGGCGCTCGCGCTCCTCGCGGGCGTCGCCTTCGGCCTGGCCGAGTACTACTACACCACGGTGCCCATCCCGCGGGACAAGTCAGGCACGCAGCAGGTGCGGGCGGAGAACCTGCGCCCGGGTGTCGCCAACACCATCGTGGCCGCCGTCGACCCGGACTTCTACCAGCAGTCGAGCGAGCTCGTCTGGCCGTCCTCGGAGATCACCAAGCGGTACGCGGTGGTCGCGATGGGCGTGTCCTGGGACGACCTGGACAGCTGGCAGGTGCGCGTCGGCGCGCACAAGCTGGAGGGCTGGTACACGAAGGCCCAGCTGCTCGACTTCTACCTCAACACCGCGCACTACGGCGAAGGCGCGATCGGGCTCGGGCAGGCCGCGATGCTGTATTTCGAGAAGCATCCGCGCGACCTCACCGTCGCCGAGGGGGCACTGCTCGCGGCACACCTCGACGCGGTCCCGGGCGACCTGCAGGCCGCCTGGAACCGGGTGCTCGACACGATGGTCGAGCGCGGCTGGCTGGACGCCGCCGAGCGGGCCGGGCTGGCCTTCCCCGCCACCACCGGCGGCTGA